From Drosophila yakuba strain Tai18E2 chromosome 2L, Prin_Dyak_Tai18E2_2.1, whole genome shotgun sequence, one genomic window encodes:
- the LOC26534507 gene encoding uncharacterized protein LOC26534507: MLGVSSLSYLLYKTQFAIKNFITYKMELMFQLALVSFIVFASAATNTGSSYRYTCNSNTGQYKCTYELCTKTLDGKQNCTSSVSMQKNIATQGSSSSYKYSCAWETGVYKCTHIRCTHNFNGQKKCTTSQTTPKT; encoded by the exons ATGTTAGGTGTAAGCTCCCTTTCTTATTTGCTATATAAGACACAGTTCGCCATAAAGAACTTTATCACTTACAAGATGGAGCTTATG ttTCAGCTTGCACTAGTCAGTTTCATTGTCTTCGCTTCAGCTGCGACCAACACAGGGTCATCCTACCGATACACCTGTAATTCCAATACTGGCCAATATAAATGCACCTATGAGCTGTGCACAAAAACTTTagatggtaaacaaaattgcaCCTCTAGCGTTTCCATGCAAAAAAATATAGCTACCCAGGGAAGTTCATCCTCCTACAAGTACTCCTGTGCTTGGGAAACTGGAGTATATAAGTGCACTCATATACGATGCACCCATAATTTCAACGGTCAAAAAAAATGCACTACTAGTCAAACTACTCCGAAGACTTGA
- the LOC6528260 gene encoding heterogeneous nuclear ribonucleoprotein A1 isoform X1 — protein MKFLILFVALFAMAAAVPQWGGGFGGGFGDQQQQQQQGGFGGGFGGGFDDQQQQQQQGGFGGGFGGGFGDQQQQQQQGGFGGGLGGGFGDQQQQQQQGGGFGW, from the exons ATGAAGTTCTTG ATCCTTTTCGTTGCACTTTTCGCCATGGCCGCTGCCGTGCCTCAGTGGGGAGGTGGATTCGGAGGTGGATTTGGcgaccaacagcagcagcagcagcagggagGATTCGGAGGTGGATTCGGAGGTGGATTCGAcgaccaacagcagcaacagcagcagggaGGATTCGGAGGTGGATTCGGAGGTGGATTTGGcgaccaacagcagcaacagcagcagggaGGATTCGGAGGTGGACTCGGAGGTGGATTTGGcgaccaacagcagcaacagcagcagggaGGAGGATTCGGCTGGTAA
- the LOC6528260 gene encoding heterogeneous nuclear ribonucleoprotein A1 isoform X2, whose translation MKFLILFVALFAMAAAVPQWGGGFGGGFGDQQQQQQQGGFGGGLGGGFGDQQQQQQQGGGFGW comes from the exons ATGAAGTTCTTG ATCCTTTTCGTTGCACTTTTCGCCATGGCCGCTGCCGTGCCTCAGTGGGGAG GTGGATTCGGAGGTGGATTTGGcgaccaacagcagcaacagcagcagggaGGATTCGGAGGTGGACTCGGAGGTGGATTTGGcgaccaacagcagcaacagcagcagggaGGAGGATTCGGCTGGTAA
- the LOC6528262 gene encoding otolith matrix protein OMM-64, whose amino-acid sequence MVDKVDMTSKDSDKVDTASKDSDRADTASKDSDKVDMASKDLDRADTASKDLDRADTASKDSDKVDKVDKVDTVDTVDADTTKILI is encoded by the coding sequence ATGGTGGACAAGGTGGATATGACCAGCAAGGATTCGGACAAGGTGGACACGGCCAGCAAGGATTCGGACAGGGCGGACACGGCCAGCAAGGATTCGGACAAGGTGGACATGGCCAGCAAGGATTTGGACAGGGCGGACACGGCCAGCAAGGATTTGGACAGGGCGGACACGGCCAGCAAGGATTCGGACAAGGTGGACAAGGTGGACAAGGTGGACACGGTGGACACGGTGGACGCGGACACTACTAAAATActgatttaa